CTCCAGCAAATGCCGCCGCTCGAACTTGATGATGCCGTCCAGCCTGGCGCGCTCGGCGTCCGCCAGCTGCGAACTGCTCTCGCGCAGCATTGCGCCACTCGCGAGCAGCTGCGCGCCGCAGGAGCTGCCGACCCAGGCGCCGCCGATTTGACGCACGAGCGGATGGCTCAGCCCGACATGGTCGGTGATCGTCAGCAGCCGCGGATGCTTCACGAGCGCCTGGATACGCTCCGCCAGCGGCGGAAACCCGGGGGACGGCGAGGACAGATAGGCCGCGATGAGGACGATCGCCGCAGCGCCGCCAATCGCCACTGACTTCCGCAATGTGCGGGTGCTGACCTGCAGTAGCGGCGCCGCAATCGCGAATGTGCACAACCCGAAAGCCATATAGGGCCAGCTCTTGCCTTGAAGCAGCAAGGTCGCGGCTCCGCCAATCGACGCTGCGAGCCACGGAGTTGCATCGCCCGTGATCCTGAATTGCCGCGGAGCCAACAGGCGCAGGAACGCGATCGAAGCGCCGATCACGACGATCGGGAGAGGAAGCAGGCCGCCCAGCCCCTTCCTGATCGGCAGATACGCCTCGGCCACCATCGGCGCATAGAGGGAGAGATAGTCGGCAAAGACGGTCGCGACGATCGCGCCGTAGCCGATGACGACGATCGCGGCGCTGCACGCTTCGGGGGTCAGCAACGGCCTGAGCGAGCGCTGGCGGACGACACTGGCGATGATCGGAAGTCCGACCACCAGCGCAAAAAAGGGCTTGATGCTCATGGCCAGCCCCGCCCCAAGTCCCGCGACGACCGCCGTCCGCCCGGGACCGAGACCGCGCCGGCGCAGCGCCGTGACGGCGACGAACGGGGTCAACGCCACGACCGCGATGTGTTCACGCTGTCCGAATACGGCGCCGGGGAGAAGCGCGAGCAGGAATGCGAACGACCACAGGAAGAGAGTTCTCTCTTCCATTCCCAACTTGGCTGCGACGTTTGCGCGGTCGACCACAATGAGCGCGACGACGATCTCGATGACGACCAGAATGATCACGACCAGTTCGGGTGCGACACCGATGGATCGCGCAAGCCACGCTGCCGGCATGTACATGTAGACCGACAGCGGCGGATTCAACTCGAACAGATCAATCCCGAGCTTTCGGCCGTCGAGGATCTTTTCGTCCAAAGTGAGCAGGCAGGCCAGATCCGCGTTGAGGACGAGCGGAATCTGGACGAGCGCGGCCGCCAGGACAATCGCAGCTGCGACCATCCATTGCCGCTTCATGTCGAAATTGCTTGCTGGCGTCCCCAGAGTCCCGGCTCCTCTTTGCGGCGCGGTTCAAAACCGTGCGGCGGGACGTACGGTCGTGCGGATGTCGATCCCAGCAGATGGCGATCGCCTCCATTCTCAGCCCGGAGCCGTTACTATTGTCCTACGATGCCTGAAGGCGGTGCCATCGCCAGTGGGTCGGATCGGCGAACCTGCCCGGTCCCAAATATCCACCGGCGAAATCACGTGCTAGCCTGTTTGGAAACGCCAGGCCCTATGAGGCCGCGGCAGACGATGGGTGAAAGCACGGCTCGATGAGCAAGACCAATCGCGTGTTGTTTCTCTGCACCGGCAATTATTATCGAAGCCGCTACGCCGAAGAGATATTCAATCATCACGTCAGGCTCGAGGGATTGGGTTGGAGTGCCTTCTCGCGGGCCGTCGCTGACAAACTCTCGCCTGAAAATAGAGGGCGGATCTCGCCATACGCGTTGATTGCCCTGCAAGCGAAAGGCATCGCGCCTGATGGCGCGGAGCGTGATCCGATGCTCTGCACGCTCGGCGACTTTGCCAATGCCGAACTCGTGGTCGCGCTGAAGGACGCCGAGCATCGCCCCATGATCGAGCGCCGCTTTGCCGGCGTCGCCGATCGTGTCGAATATTGGGACGTCGACGATATCGAGGACCTCGATCCACCAACGGCGCTCGGCAGGATCGACGATCTCGTCGGGTTGCTGATCGGGAGCCTGCAAAGCCGCAAGCCGTAGCGCAAACATGGGCGCTTGAAAGTGCCTCGACAACGAAAAGCCCCGGCACGTGGGCCGAGGCTTGCGATCCAGCCCGCGTACATCCGGCGAACCAATCGTCGAAGCAGAGACTAACTGCGAATCTTGAACAGATGATGACGGAGCTCGCCGCCGACAAAATGTCGCGCCCAGCGGAACTCCATCACTCCGTCGCGTCGCAATGGATCGATCTCAAAGCCAACGACCTCAGAGCATCATGGAGACGATGGCGATCAAGCCGATCGCCGTCAGCCCCCACACCAGCGAATGCAAAGCCCACGGTCGCATTGTTGCACCCCGCACGCATGTTCCTGCCAACGACAGGAAACGCCCGGCCGCGATGCGTCACTTGAGATAGATCAATGGCCGAAGATGAGCGCGGAGACGGCAGCCACGGTGAACGCACCGGCCGCAACGACGACGACACGTATGATCAACTCGTTGCCCATACTCAAGAAGTTAACTTAGGACAGGCAGCAAGTCTGTGCAGTTTGTGCCAAAATGGCAATTGGGGACATCGCGGGAACGAGGTTTTCGTGCGCCGCCACGACTAGGTGGGCGAGGACGCCAGCCTATTTTGGCAGGCACTCCACGTTATAGGCGATGATGATCTGACTGGGGTCGGCCTTCCCCAGGCTCTTCAGATCCTCAAGACCGCTCTTCAGCCTGGCACCCGCCTGGCCCAAGCTCGCCTCCAGCGCCGACTTCGCCGCCTTGCACCGCTCTTCGTTGGTGGTGAATTCCTGGAACACCACGGTCGGCAGCAGACGCCATTCCGCCCTATCATTTGTTGCGGCGGGACTGACCGAGTAGGAGAACACGTACATCAGGACCCACATGATGGGCTCCGGAACGATGCGAACGGAAAAGCGCATAGCGCCATCCCGCGCTGTCGCCTCGTTGATCCAGATCAACGAATGTTCAGCCAACCGGCCCCGGCGTCCAATCGTGGCCGGCCAGCGGCCTGACGGTGACGTCGGGAATGACGCCCAGCTCCATGCTCGGATCGAAATGGCGCATGGTCCGCTCGTTGAGATCGATGATGCGGCCGGGCCTGAGCGGCCCCACGTCATTGATCTTGACGATGACCTTCTTGCCGACGGCCTCGACGAGCGCAAATTTCGGTGGCGCCCCGAATTGGACCCCGCCAAATTTCTGCCGCAGGCTCGTCTTGATGGCGGCTGTCCAGACCTCGGGATCATAGCGCTCGCCGGAGGCTGTCTTCGGGCCGCCCTCCTCCTTGCCGGGCTTGAACGGATTGTAGGTGGATGCTGCGCCAACGATCGCATCGCCACAGGCGGCATCGACGACGGCGCTTGAATGATCCCCACTTGTTTCACTACGGGCAATTGTCACAGATACGACAAGCGCAACCAGGGCGCCGCAAATTGCGGCGCTCGTGCGGAACACCATCAGATCTCCTTTGATTTTTCGTGCGGTTCCTGATGCCGCAGACCTTGGCCAAGCGAACGCGTCGGCGTTTTTGAACTTGTGCCAGTCTCTTGCGAACTCGCGCCAACCCCTGGGCGCGGAACCATTGCGAGAACCTGAGTGGCCCCGCGTGCTTTCGTTGTCGCTGTCTAAGACAGAGAATGAGTCAGCAACATGACCCGTGGATTCACGGGTCTCTGTCCCCGGATTCTTACACGTTCAACGATGAGGCCGTTGTCCAATGTCCGCGTAAGCCGCAATGGCGCGGAACCTCAGGAGATGTGCATGCGATTGTCCTGCAACGGGAGGCTCTAGCCTCCGATCACGCCACCGCGCTTGATCAGATCCTTGCCGACGGCGGCGAGATGCACCTGGTCGGGGCCGTCGCCGATGCGAATGAAGCGGGCATAGACATAGGCACGCGCGAGGAACGTGTCCTGCGAGACGCCGGCGGCGCCGTGGATCTGGATGGCGCGATCGATGACGCGGGCGGCCATGCTGGGCACCACGATCTTGGCCGCGGCGATCAGATCGCGCGCGGCCTTGTTGCCCTCGCGGTCCATCTTGTCGGCGGCCTGCAGCGTGAGCAGGCGCGCCTGCGCGATCTCGCAGAAGGAATGCGCGATGTCCTCACGCACCGATCCCTGCTCGGGGAGCGGCTTGCCGAAGGCGACGCGCGAGACCGAACGCCGGCACATCAATTCCAGCGCGCGCTGGGCGCAGCCGATCAGCCGCATGCAATGATGGATGCGGCCGGGACCGAGCCGGCCTTGCGCGATCTCGAAGCCGCGGCCTTCACCGAGCAGGATGTTCTCCGCGGGCACGCGGACGTTCTCGTAGACGATCTCGGGATGGCCGACCGGCGCGTCGTCATAGCCGTAGGTGAGCATGTCCCTGATGATGCGGACACCGGGCGTGTTTCGCGGCACCAGAATCATCGATTGCTGGCGATGGCGATCGGGATCGTCAGGGGCGGTCTTGCCCATCACGATCAGGATCTCGCAATCCTCGTTCATCGCGCCAGAGGTGAACCATTTGCGACCGTTGACGACGTAGTCGTCGCCGTCGCGCGTGATG
The genomic region above belongs to Bradyrhizobium sp. CCBAU 53338 and contains:
- a CDS encoding low molecular weight phosphatase family protein, producing the protein MSKTNRVLFLCTGNYYRSRYAEEIFNHHVRLEGLGWSAFSRAVADKLSPENRGRISPYALIALQAKGIAPDGAERDPMLCTLGDFANAELVVALKDAEHRPMIERRFAGVADRVEYWDVDDIEDLDPPTALGRIDDLVGLLIGSLQSRKP
- a CDS encoding septal ring lytic transglycosylase RlpA family protein; translation: MVFRTSAAICGALVALVVSVTIARSETSGDHSSAVVDAACGDAIVGAASTYNPFKPGKEEGGPKTASGERYDPEVWTAAIKTSLRQKFGGVQFGAPPKFALVEAVGKKVIVKINDVGPLRPGRIIDLNERTMRHFDPSMELGVIPDVTVRPLAGHDWTPGPVG
- a CDS encoding acyl-CoA dehydrogenase family protein, whose translation is MNFQHSARSLELQARVRQFMQTHVEPVEELYYEQVKPEAARYKTPPVLQDLKRLAREQGLWNLFLSGEHGPGLTNLEYAPVKEIMGRILWAPEVFNCSAPDVGNMEVLANYGTQAQQERWLKPLLEGRIRSGFSMTEPQVASSDATNIQCAITRDGDDYVVNGRKWFTSGAMNEDCEILIVMGKTAPDDPDRHRQQSMILVPRNTPGVRIIRDMLTYGYDDAPVGHPEIVYENVRVPAENILLGEGRGFEIAQGRLGPGRIHHCMRLIGCAQRALELMCRRSVSRVAFGKPLPEQGSVREDIAHSFCEIAQARLLTLQAADKMDREGNKAARDLIAAAKIVVPSMAARVIDRAIQIHGAAGVSQDTFLARAYVYARFIRIGDGPDQVHLAAVGKDLIKRGGVIGG